Genomic segment of Nostoc sp. TCL240-02:
GTAACCAGCGATATCCGCATTCTTTCAGCGCTTTTACAAATTCAAAGAGAGCATCAGGGTGATTTGGGAGGTGCATTTCTGGAGGTGAAAATCCTTTGACTCGCGCTAGTGCTTCCCAGCCAAAAATTGCCGCAAAGTGATGTTGCCATGCAACGATATGCAATTTAATATCTGCTATGGGTGTAGAAGGAATAACTGCATGACCCCACATTGTACCCAGCCATTCTACATAAGGTTGATAGTTGCGATCGCAAGTGATCCGTTTGAGATTATCGAGAACATCACCGCGTCCCATTTGCCGCAATCCCCACAAAAGATTACCTGAGTAATCCAACATCACACGGGGATTGCAACCTTGACTTACAAGTTCGGGGATCAAGTCTCCCATACGGCTGTAACAATATGCAAAAGGACTTGCATTGTGGTTATCCCCCTCGTTGGGATGTTCAAACATATATTGCAGATTGCTGATCAGTGTACCGCCATTTCCAGCAGGTATAGTTGGCTGGTGCATGTGTAAGGCGATCGCAAACACAGCATTTACATCTTTTAGGCGGATATTTGTTGTTGGTAAAAATACTGGCTGATCGTGGTTAACTACAGAGAGAACCTCTGTTTCCCAACCAGAAATATTCGGCAAGCCATCAATGATTTCGGGCAAACTGCTGAGAGTAGTAGGGAAGGAAAGCATTTCTGGTTGCTCCAATATGAGTTATATCTAGAAAACTTGCGTTTGTATTTAATAATACTTAACTCAGCGTATATACAATAAATACTCCAAGTCACGCTATTCTCAACTTGCTGATTTTCAATCAACAATTGCGAACTCAGGCAAGTCCGGCAATTATCATCGGCGCAGTCTTACCAGATATTCCCATCTTTGTGTTCTACTTTTTAATGAAGTTTGTTTACCATCTGCCGACACGCCAGATTTGGTCAGAAGTTTATTATCAACCTTTTTGGCAAGCTATTGTCAGTACGTTTCATTCAATTCCACTAGCGTTGCTTGGAATATTGATTGCCCATATCTGGAGTTGGCAGTTGATTGAAGTTGGCTTTGCCAGTATGGTGCTACATTCTCTTTTAGATTTACCAGTCCATAACAACGACGCTCACCGACACTTTTTTCCCTTCAGTAATTACCGTTTTATTAGCCCCGTTTCTTATTGGGACTCAAATTATTATGGTGCGATGGCGTACCCGCCCGCCGTAGGCGATCGCAGCTTTGGTAGAAATTCTCTTAGTTCTAGGGGCAACTATTTATCTGTTTCCTTTCACACGAACCTACTGGGGTAAAGGATTGCTAATTGCAGTCAATCTGTTTTATACGATGGGGTATTTCCGTTTTCACCTTTTAGCTAAAGGCAATTGACCCCAGTAGGATAAGCGATGCACTAAAAAATTTAAGACTTATGTGCAGACACGCGAGAAATCATGTTCTTGACAAGAACAAATCACCGAAACGATGGATTCTGTTTAAAAAATTCAGTTTCGGGATCAGCTTGTTGAGTCTTTCAGCAGGCTGTTGTTTTCTTGGCGCTGGTGGAGTTGCGATTCGTAAAATTAGCTCTAATAACCAAGGGGCAAGGCGTTGACACAATACGGCTAAATGACTCTGCCAGCCGACTAAAATTTCTGGTGAATCATTCTGCATTCCGGCGACGAGTGCTTTGGCTACTTGCTGCGGAGTCATGGGGATCACCCAGCGAAATAATTTTAAGTCGCGCACCATGTCTGTGTCTGTCAGAGAAGGCAGTAATGCAATCACTCGGATATTGTGTTCAGCTAGTTCTTGGCGCAAAGCTTGGGTGAATCCTAAGATGGCAAACTTGGTTGCTGAGTATGTCGCCATTGTTGGTGCTGCAACCTTCCCCATCAGACTCGATACATTAACGATTATCCCTTGCCTTTGGCTGACCATACGTCGAGCGATCAGACTCGTGAGGTTGTACATCCCTAACAAGTTCACAGAAATTTCTTCTTGAACTTGAGGCATCTTGGATTGCAAAAATGAGCTTTGGTATGCGACACCCGCACAATTAACCAGCAGGTGAATCTGTCCGAAATTGCGCCACAGTTGGGCAACAGCGATATTTACTTCAATAGTCTGAGTCAAATCTAATGGCACGATCGCAGTTTCGGTTCCCATCGCCTCGATTTCTTTAGCTACCTCGACTAACTTTTGGCGATCGCGTGCTACCAATATCAGCCGCTTGATGCCTTGTTGCGCTAGTTCGAGGGCGATCGCTCGTCCAATCCCACGCGAAGCCCCTGTAATCAGAGCAACTTTACCTTGAATCTCCATTGGTTTTATCCTCCAAAATCTAAGTCTTACCAACCTCTTCGTTATTGCCGATATACACAATCAAGAGTTACTTGCTTGTCGGCATCAAGTAAGACAAATAATCTATTGCAATTGAAATCAAACTGAAATTAAGCCTTTGGCAACGAGATATTTCTTGGTTAATCTGCAATCCCTCATAATTGTCTATACGAGGCAGAAATTTCTTGTTTTTAACCCGTCAAAGCCTTACATACTTGGCTGAATGGCTATAGCTCATAGATTTTATTTCTCCTAGATCAGAGCGTTCATCAGCATCCTTGTCATACACACGTTAGCAATTAAATCAAGGTATTGCAATATTCTTTAATAAGGATTTCTTAATGCTTCTTAACGACAAGCATATATATATAAAATATTTTATTAAATAAGTTTTTATAAATCCCTCAGTACAAATATCTCATTTTCCTGACAAATAGCCTTTTTTCGGGCAATTGTTATATCTAATTCATCTGTTAGGAACAAAAAAGACATATAGAATTTGAGTTTATGCTTGCAATAGTTAGAGTTACTGATTAACGCGCAGATTTCTATCAGCATATTTACTGATTCATTGAAAACAAAACTTTCTGAGGTTTATTTATTCAAATAATATTAAGAGGGTTAGTGCATCATTTTTAATGCAAATTACAACAAGCGTTTTATCTACTAAAATTTTCATGTAAATTAGTAATTTATTTGGGTTTAGCTTTGAGTTTATCAAAGTAATCTTTGAGACTTGTAGTGTTGCTAATTTAAATTATTCCTGAATAGCAAGATCCCCAACTTCTGCCAGAAGTTGGGGATCTTGCTTTAAGTTCTAATATTCTGTCTTCCATCACACCCACGTATATTTACGTAATCCTCTTTTCTCCCCTGCTCTTTTCACGATGATCCCGGTCATAACTAACGCGGGGTAGGTTGAGGATTTGATAGTTTGGTTGACTGGGGAATTGACGCACTCCAGATTTGATTAAATTGAGCTACCGATAACGACTGTAAAATACTGAGATTAAGCGGCTCTTTGCTGATAAATGTGGCATAAGATGGCTGCAAATAGGAACGGTATTCAGGGCGGTTAAGGAGATGGGTTTCCATAAAAGCGATGCTGAGGGCATTGAGATAGGAATAAACAGCATCGCGATCGGGGCCTAGTAAGGCAGGTGGCACAGGTAAGACATCATTTTCAGGAGTAGGTTCTGCGATCGCTGAAAAGTGGGTGGCGTTTTCAATCAAAGCCAGGTACTTATTGGGATCAGAAAGCCAAGTGAAGGGGCGAATTTGCTCAAATACAGGTGGGGCGAAAATATCTTGACTACCTGCTACCAGCATTACAGGCATTTTAATTTGACTGACTCCGCTCTCACCCAAAACTAAGCTGTCAATCGGATTAATCGCCATGATTGCCTTGATGCGATCGTCTTTGAGTTCATAATTTTTTTGGGGTAACTTACTTGCTTCACACTGCAACAACAGCGACAAATTAAAGGATGAATAATTGGGATTACAATCTTGGCGCAGTTGCTCAAAGTTAATCGTTGCTCCTGCTAGAGTCAAAACGGTATAACCACCAAAAGACTGGCCAATCGCCCCAACTTGCTGAAAATTGAGTTTTCCGTGGAGAGTGGGATCAGATTTTTCTAGACGCTGGAGTTCATCAAGGAGATACTTGATATCCAAAGGTCGGTTGATAAATTCCTCTGGTTCTGGTGGACTTGCCAAACCTGCAAAGTATTCCTGAAAGCGTTTGGCATTACTACCAGGGTGTTCCAGTACAGCAACAGCAAAACGGTATGATGCTAGATGTTCAGCCAGGTAGACAAAGGTAGAGCGGTCTGAAGCAAGACCATGAGAAATGACAATCAGGGGGAAGGGAGGAGACTGAGAATTTTGATCTGTGGGTTCTGAGTTTTGAGTTGTAGGTAAATAGATATCTACCGGTAGACGGCGTGAGCGAGAAACGTCATTTAACTCCAGGCTTTTTTTCTGCCAACGGAATTTTCCTGGCGATCGCAAATCTGGTTGTTTTGAGAAGTCAACAGTTGAATTGGCTGCTTGAGTGATCGCTTCTTTTTGAAGAGAAGCTACAACTTCATCCTTTTTCTTGAGCAACTGTGATAAGTCATCAACGATCCTTAACCCTTCTGTGAAATTCACCCGCATAGTATTGCTAGGAAATTTCCGCAGCAAATTTACCACTGTTAAACCCTCTCGATCGGCAGCAGCCAAAATCAAAGAGGCGCGTATGGCATAGAAGCCGTTCTGTCGAGACTCAGTGAGGAGTAATTTTCCTAGTTGTTGCACTACCTCCTCGCCGATCGGTGAGTAAGTGACTTGAGATACTAAAGTAGGAGTGATATTGAACCTTTGCTGGAGCAAATCCCGCAGTTGAGCGAGTTGTTGAGGAGTAGCACGGCTAGCATAAAATGAAAAATCTTGATCGATTTTCCCAACTTTCGCAAAAGTTTCCAGCGAGTCCACCGACAACGAGAATTCGCCGAAGGGAGGATAAAAAAAGCTAATGCGTTCAGCCGCCAATCCGGGAGTAGAAGTCAAAAAGGTAGATAGCAAACCTAAACCCAGGTATCTCAGAAATTTTTTCATTAGAAAAACCCACTATCTAACCCTGCCAAACAAGTTTCAACAGGATATATTCCCTAGAATTATCCAATTCTAGTATAGACAGTTACATTAACAAACTTCTTGTCTGCGTAGACATACTCTTGGCGGCTTCTCGAAAACATGAGGCTTCACTATGTTAAATTCAAGCTACAACTCCTGTGAATGAGGAATCAGGTAATGGCGGCTTCTGTAGAACATGGCTTAAATAATAGCGCTTCCATCCCTCCCTTAGAAAGTGGCGATCGCTTAACCCGCCACGAATTTGAGCGTCGTTATACAGCAATGCCTAATAAAAAAGCAGAATTAATCGAAGGAGTCGTCTACGTGGCATCACCACTGCGTTTTAGAAGTCATGGTTTACCTCATGGAAACTTAATTATCTGGTTAGGGAATTACAAAGTTTCCACTCCAGGGGTAGAGTTAGGCGACAATGCTACCGTGCGCTTAGATTTAGATAATGAACCACAGCCTGATGTTTTGCTGTTGATAGAAAAACCAGCCAGGGGACAGACATATATCAGTGAGGATGATTATATAGAAGGCGCACCGGAATTAGTCGCAGAAGTTGCAGCTAGTAGTGCATCTATTGATTTGCACGACAAAAAACGCGCCTACCGTCGCAATGGAGTGCAGGAATATATCGTCTGGCAGACTTTAGAGAATAAACTGGACTGGTTCTGTTTGCAAAATGGTGAATATTTGCCACTTGTAGCAGATGCAGATGGTGTGATTAAAAGTAGAGTATTTCCAGGTTTGTGGTTAGCTGTCACCTCACTAATCACAGGGGATATGACGAAAGTTTTAGCAGTGCTGCAACAAGGGTTAAATTCACAAGAACACGCGAAGTTTGTTGAGTGTTTAGCTTAGAAACGCTGAAAATATGTATTAAATAATACAAATAGTTGTATAGATAAAATATTAAAAAATATCTAGTGTATTTGGGTACAATTACTAAATTGTGACTCATTCATATTAGTAAATGCATTGGTATCAATAAAAATAATTATCAAAATCGTAAACAGTCAGGAAACTAACTACTGACGCTGATCCCAAGAGTTTACATTCATGATGCTTGTACTGACTACAAATCTCAAATTTTAGTTTTCGTCTCAATTCAATATAAAATCTAGAACTTAAAATCTCAAATCAACATGGCAGACCTAACTCCTAATTCTAGTTTTAGTTTGACACTGCGCTTGCAGATTCCCAATCGTGTGGGAATGTTAGCGTCAGTAACCCAGGCGATCGCAACTACTGGCGGCAATCTCGGTCAAATTGATTTAATCGAGCAAACCCGCAAAGAGTCCACCCGCGATATTACCGTTGATGCTGCTAGTACCGAACACGCTGAAACCATTGTGCAAGCAGTCAAGGCATTGCCAGACATCAAGTTACTCAGTGTCTACGATCGCACCTTTAATTTGCATCGCGGTGGCAAAATCAGCATTACTAGCAGAATTCCTTTAAAGAGTGTATCCGATCTCGCAATGGCTTACACGCCTGGAGTTGGTCGAATTTGTACAGCGATCGCTCAAGATCCAGAGGAAGTTTACAAGTTAACCATCAAACAAAACACTGTTGCCATTGTTACCGATGGTAGTGCCGTTTTGGGATTAGGAAATCTTGGGCCAGCAGCAGCCTTACCCGTCATGGAAGGCAAAGCAATGCTATTCAAGGAATTTGCGGGGCTAGATGCTTTTCCCATCTGTCTGGCAACCCAAGATACAGAAGAGATTATCCAGACAGTTAAAAATATCGCGCCAGTTTTTGGGGGTGTGAATTTAGAAGATATCGCTGCACCTCGCTGCTTTGAAATTGAAAAGAGATTGCGCGAAGAGTTAGATATCCCCGTTTTTCATGACGATCAGCACGGTACGGCCATTGTCACCTTAGCAGCGTTGTTTAACTCTCTAAAACTGGTAAATAAGGCAATGGCAGAAATCCGCATCGTGATTAACGGTGCTGGGGCGGCGGGAGTAGCGATCGCTCGCTTACTCCGGAAAGCTGGAGCAGAAAAAATCTGGATGTGCGACTCTAAAGGGATTATCTCTAACAGTCGTACCGATTTGACAGAAGAAAAACTTGAATTTGCCGTGAAAGCTCAAGGTACGTTAGCGGGTGCAATGCAAGGGGCAGATGTATTTATTGGAGTCAGCGCACCAGGAGTTTTGACACCAGAAATGGTGCATTCAATGGCGAAAGATTCAATTGTGTTTGCAATGGCAAATCCCATTCCAGAGATTCAGCCAGAATTAATCAGTAAAGATGTTGCTGTTATCGCCACCGGTCGCAGCGATTACCCCAATCAAATTAATAACGTCCTAGCTTTTCCTGGGGTATTCCGTGGTGCTTTAGATTGTCGGGCCAAGACAATTACCACCACAATGTATTTGGAAGCTGCAAATGCGATCGCTTCTTTAGTCAAGCCTTCAGATTTGAATCGGGAACATATTATTCCTTCAGTCTTTGATGAGCGAGTCGTCAATGCTGTTGCTGCTGCTGTACAACAAGCAGCGCGTCAAGAAGGTATCGCTCAGAATTAATTAAATTTTTTTACTCTTGTGGGATGGGTGTCTCGCCTGTCCCAAAGTACATCCTTAACTATAGGCAAATTGCCAAAACTAGCAAACCGTTTTCGGTACTCTCGATCGTTTTATGATTTCGGTTGTACAGCTTGCCTAACAACTTCTTCGTCCAAACCTAATGCTTGGGCTATCTCAATACTGTTTGGTTAAAGCAAAAGACGCGATGAATCGCCGTCTCTACAATAATCAGTCTTTTGTCTTGATGCCAATTTATCGCGTCTTTACGATCTAAAATTTCCATCAAAAAACATTAACCGAACTTGATTGCAGGCTATCTGTTCAATACTCAATTCTAACGCCCATAGCTGAGGTATTGTTTCTAACTTGCCTTCTTTGTAGCGTCGCCAAGAGTTGGCATCGCTCATTATGGATATGTCAGATTGAGGACTGGCGAAACACTCGTCCCCATTTGGTGATTGGATTATATAAATAAAGCAACATCATCCAAAACACCACCATTTGTCAACTGTTTGCAATGAAGTACCAAGTTGGGGACGAGTTTTTACAACAACTGCCGTTAATTTTGGCGGGGCCAATCCTAAAACATACTGAACCAGAGTCAGTAACGGTATGGGTGGCTCTAAAACAGTCTTGTCAGGTAGAACTCAAGGTTTATGAAACAACAAATGATGGTGAAACGCTAGGAAATTGCTTATTAGAGGGAGAACGCTCTAGCTTTGCCCTGGGTAAATATCTTCATGTAGTTGCAATAACGGCTCGATCCCCGGTTGGATATCGCCTAACTAGCGATCGCCTCTATGCTTACGATCTCCAGCTTACTATTGCAGACCAAACCCAGCAAATGCAACAAGCATTATGCTCAAACTCTTTTCCTACAGCCAGCATCAGCTACTTCGCTCATCAAAAACCAACCTTTGTTTTACCGCCAAACCGTCTGCAAGATTTGCAAATTGCCCATGCTTCCTGCCGCAAACCTCATGGTCATGGGTTTGATGCACTGCCGATTCTTGACACTTTAATTGAGGCTTCAGCCAATCAACCCCAACATCGTCCTCACCAGCTATTTCTCACTGGAGATCAGATTTACGGAGATGATGTAGCAGACCCGTCGTTGTGGGTTGCCACTACTCTTGGTGATGCCCTCTTGGGTTGGGAAGAACAACTTCCGGTGAATGGAGTTTACTACACTCCCCAGCAACTACCCCCTGGAAAACGGGCTGATGTGGCGACAAATCAAGCTGGTTTGACCGCAGGATTACATAATAAATCGGAGAAAGTTAACAGTCATCTTTTCAGCCTGGGTGAATATTACGCTACTTATTTACTAGCTTGGTCGCCAGTGTGCTGGCCG
This window contains:
- a CDS encoding alpha/beta hydrolase yields the protein MKKFLRYLGLGLLSTFLTSTPGLAAERISFFYPPFGEFSLSVDSLETFAKVGKIDQDFSFYASRATPQQLAQLRDLLQQRFNITPTLVSQVTYSPIGEEVVQQLGKLLLTESRQNGFYAIRASLILAAADREGLTVVNLLRKFPSNTMRVNFTEGLRIVDDLSQLLKKKDEVVASLQKEAITQAANSTVDFSKQPDLRSPGKFRWQKKSLELNDVSRSRRLPVDIYLPTTQNSEPTDQNSQSPPFPLIVISHGLASDRSTFVYLAEHLASYRFAVAVLEHPGSNAKRFQEYFAGLASPPEPEEFINRPLDIKYLLDELQRLEKSDPTLHGKLNFQQVGAIGQSFGGYTVLTLAGATINFEQLRQDCNPNYSSFNLSLLLQCEASKLPQKNYELKDDRIKAIMAINPIDSLVLGESGVSQIKMPVMLVAGSQDIFAPPVFEQIRPFTWLSDPNKYLALIENATHFSAIAEPTPENDVLPVPPALLGPDRDAVYSYLNALSIAFMETHLLNRPEYRSYLQPSYATFISKEPLNLSILQSLSVAQFNQIWSASIPQSTKLSNPQPTPR
- a CDS encoding SDR family oxidoreductase, with translation MEIQGKVALITGASRGIGRAIALELAQQGIKRLILVARDRQKLVEVAKEIEAMGTETAIVPLDLTQTIEVNIAVAQLWRNFGQIHLLVNCAGVAYQSSFLQSKMPQVQEEISVNLLGMYNLTSLIARRMVSQRQGIIVNVSSLMGKVAAPTMATYSATKFAILGFTQALRQELAEHNIRVIALLPSLTDTDMVRDLKLFRWVIPMTPQQVAKALVAGMQNDSPEILVGWQSHLAVLCQRLAPWLLELILRIATPPAPRKQQPAERLNKLIPKLNFLNRIHRFGDLFLSRT
- a CDS encoding malic enzyme-like NAD(P)-binding protein, which gives rise to MADLTPNSSFSLTLRLQIPNRVGMLASVTQAIATTGGNLGQIDLIEQTRKESTRDITVDAASTEHAETIVQAVKALPDIKLLSVYDRTFNLHRGGKISITSRIPLKSVSDLAMAYTPGVGRICTAIAQDPEEVYKLTIKQNTVAIVTDGSAVLGLGNLGPAAALPVMEGKAMLFKEFAGLDAFPICLATQDTEEIIQTVKNIAPVFGGVNLEDIAAPRCFEIEKRLREELDIPVFHDDQHGTAIVTLAALFNSLKLVNKAMAEIRIVINGAGAAGVAIARLLRKAGAEKIWMCDSKGIISNSRTDLTEEKLEFAVKAQGTLAGAMQGADVFIGVSAPGVLTPEMVHSMAKDSIVFAMANPIPEIQPELISKDVAVIATGRSDYPNQINNVLAFPGVFRGALDCRAKTITTTMYLEAANAIASLVKPSDLNREHIIPSVFDERVVNAVAAAVQQAARQEGIAQN
- a CDS encoding Uma2 family endonuclease, with protein sequence MAASVEHGLNNSASIPPLESGDRLTRHEFERRYTAMPNKKAELIEGVVYVASPLRFRSHGLPHGNLIIWLGNYKVSTPGVELGDNATVRLDLDNEPQPDVLLLIEKPARGQTYISEDDYIEGAPELVAEVAASSASIDLHDKKRAYRRNGVQEYIVWQTLENKLDWFCLQNGEYLPLVADADGVIKSRVFPGLWLAVTSLITGDMTKVLAVLQQGLNSQEHAKFVECLA